In Fusarium fujikuroi IMI 58289 draft genome, chromosome FFUJ_chr02, the genomic stretch GCCGGAGTAGGAGGAAACGATTCGGTCTGTCGGTCGGTCGGCTAGTATCGCACTCTATCAAATTGCGCTTCAGTAGTGCGACCCAGAGAGAGGAGGAGTCAATTAGCGATGCTCTCTCGTTATTTCATGTATATTCTGCATCGTTTGCTTTTTACTATACTTATCGCATTTCCTCCTTACCAAGCAAATAAACAAAAATTTATGGCGATATCGCCCCCCAATGTTTTGCTAAGCCCGGGGTCGGAGCATCGGGGATTGGTGCACAAAAAAACGGTTTGCGCCCCTGTGAGGTACGTACCGTTGGTATGCGGTCATTTTAGCTGTCACCTGCTTCTCTTGGGCTTCGTGAGAGCCGCAGATTTCCGTAGCATGATGTCACGGAGGGTTTTGATTGGTTCGATGCATATCTTTTGGACAAAATGGTTGTTAGAGCTTCAGCAAGCTATGTCAGTGGCTCAGGGACCAAGAATACGTATTGTGATTAACAAAATAAGGAATAAATCGAATCTCAGTCCCCTCAATATAAGAATTATAGTGATGCTATTTGCTGAAATCATAATCTGTCATGGTGGCATTTTCGAAGGACAAGCAGAAGACCTTGGAGTATAACGTTAAGCGTGCTTGGCTGCTGATGGTTGTGATAAGATTATCAATCTCTCATTATCAATCTCCCTCCCAAGCATTGGcctcaaggagcaagaaaatatcagaccttaatataagagaaggtatcaaaataaacttagtaaaagatatcctaaacttatcctAAGTTATCTAGATCTTTTTTAATCacttaggatcgaggtcctaagttttctttcctcccctagatcGGCTACTCCTTTCCAACAAACTCAAGCACCGCCTTAACAAAACCTTCAGGATTCTCTTCTGCAATCCAATGTCCACTCTCAGGCACCGAAGCAACACTAAAAGTCCCCCTTTCATGAACTTCCCCCATCATCTGCTCAGCCATCTCACTGAACTGATTCATCCCGCCATTAAGACCCAAGGCTCTCACTTTACATTTCCCATGCTTGGCAACCCACTCACGATTCTCCTCCGAATCTTTGCCGAACTCCCTGTAAATATTAAAGCCACAGCGTAGGGCACCGGGACGACTAAACATTTTAACATAGTAGTTCAAGTCCTCTTGGGTAATTGCTGATGAGTTGTACGAGTATTTGTCGTAGAAGTGGCCGAGGTAGATCTCCTCCTTGCCCGAGACGAGAGCTTCGGGGAGATCGAGAACTTGGTGAAACCAGAAGTGGAAATGCTGCACGCCGTGTATTTTCCAGGTGTCCTCGTGGGCTTGGGTTCCTGGGAGGGGGCATTCTCCCCAGATGACAGATGCTGTTCGATCGGAATATCGTGAGGCAAATGCATATGCTATCATACCGCCGATATCATGGCCAACGATGTGGACTGGGTCTTTGATAGagagatggtcaagaagtTTCAGGATATCAGATGCCATTGCTGTCTTGGTGAAGCCTGTCTGAGTTCTGTGCGAGTATCCAGCTCCACGATAATCTGGGGTGATTACACGATATCTAAGTCGGATGAGTATCTGCCCTATGGCTAACAGATAAAACTTACCCAGCTGAGTATATAGGACCAATGACTTTCCGAAATTGGTATGAAGTTTGAGGGAAACCATGGATCAAGACCACTACACCTTTCTCATCCGCATCAGGCTTGGTATCAGTGTAAGCGATACTGACACCATTGTCGAGAGAAGCTGTATAATAGGCACGGTCCATTTCGATATGTATTATAGTGATGCGTTAAATTAAGGTGTTTTTATGGTTCTTTTAGTGGTgaattatctcttttatatgCCCATTGCGAGCTCTTATATCGCTGTAGTACGACATTGCCATGACGCTCGATGACGCTGAAGACTGTGGATTACAAAGCGATCATCTCGAATTCACGATGAATTGCAAGCAGGGGCGTAATAGCACCAATGAATGGCGCCGGTATCTTTTCAAGAACGGATTCGAGGTTTCTTGGTCGCCCGAttgtttgaagttgaggatatATGTCCATTAACGTTATGCTACCACGGCTGATGGAGAGTTACTAAGGGCTGTATTCATGTCGTCTCAACGCTTTAACTCTAGCAGCACATATTCAAGACATTCTGTATCCACTAAAGTTCAATATAAATATCAATTTTAAGAACCAGTAACTAGATAGTTACTATAAACTATCTCAAAGCAAAGACGTGGGCGCAAACAATAACACTCTCAGCTATAGGGTATGCATCAAAAACCATTTGTGCCATATTTAACTGTCACTCTTACCAAGACGCCCCGATGCTCTGTATAGATACATTAAATGACCCATTTTGATTAAGTGAATAGCCTGGTAATTGCAACGCATTAATTCAAATCCCAGACAGCACTCAACATCGTTACGCGTTGATGAACCGTTTGGATTTGTAATGTCCATTCACCGTCTCTTGACCACACTAACCTAATCCATACACCGTAATCAATCGCCCACTATGACTCGGCCGGCGAACCACAGCATTCTATTCGGGCTCTTTGCATCATCCATCACGACTTATCATCAACCACCTTCAAATCCACCCCCTGTCCCTAATTACATCCCCCTCATTCTCACCTTGACTCAACCGGCCAACATCTGCTCTTTATAGCCTTCAGCGTGATAATGAATTTATCGTAATAAATAACCTACCGCT encodes the following:
- a CDS encoding related to haloacetate dehalogenase H-1 — its product is MDRAYYTASLDNGVSIAYTDTKPDADEKGVVVLIHGFPQTSYQFRKVIGPIYSAGYRVITPDYRGAGYSHRTQTGFTKTAMASDILKLLDHLSIKDPVHIVGHDIGGMIAYAFASRYSDRTASVIWGECPLPGTQAHEDTWKIHGVQHFHFWFHQVLDLPEALVSGKEEIYLGHFYDKYSYNSSAITQEDLNYYVKMFSRPGALRCGFNIYREFGKDSEENREWVAKHGKCKVRALGLNGGMNQFSEMAEQMMGEVHERGTFSVASVPESGHWIAEENPEGFVKAVLEFVGKE